One genomic window of Sulfurirhabdus autotrophica includes the following:
- a CDS encoding type II secretion system protein: protein MQFRDDMLTHMMKSQRGFTLIEAIIVIALTGIVSAMVAVFIKIPVQGYIDSARRAELTDIADTATRRIARDLRLALPNSVRVTQSGGVYYLEFLQTSGGGRYRADGPAGDILDFTGSDSSFDVLGPPVATVAGEQNLVVVYNLGMAGADAYSGDNSSAITGVTGNNVQIAAKAFPFASPANRFQIVSYPVSYVCDPVTGKLTRYWNYSIQAAQPTSFPGGTANSLLAGSVSGCSISYNALVVTQRAGLVSAWLQLTQVGETVSIYHEVHVSNVP, encoded by the coding sequence CAACGGGGATTTACCCTGATAGAAGCGATCATAGTGATCGCGCTTACCGGGATTGTTTCCGCAATGGTCGCAGTGTTTATTAAAATTCCTGTGCAAGGTTATATTGATTCGGCACGCCGTGCTGAACTGACGGATATTGCCGATACGGCAACTCGCCGTATTGCCCGTGATTTGCGACTGGCACTTCCGAATAGTGTTCGCGTTACCCAGTCGGGTGGCGTCTATTACCTGGAATTTTTGCAAACCAGTGGTGGCGGGCGTTATCGGGCTGACGGTCCTGCGGGTGATATTCTCGACTTTACAGGCTCGGATAGTAGTTTTGATGTGCTGGGACCTCCAGTTGCTACTGTAGCGGGCGAGCAGAATCTGGTGGTTGTTTACAATCTGGGGATGGCTGGGGCTGACGCATATAGTGGCGATAACAGCAGCGCCATTACCGGTGTGACAGGCAATAATGTTCAAATTGCAGCCAAAGCTTTTCCCTTTGCTTCTCCGGCTAACCGTTTCCAGATTGTGTCTTACCCTGTTTCTTACGTGTGTGATCCTGTCACGGGTAAATTGACACGTTACTGGAATTATTCGATTCAGGCAGCTCAGCCAACCAGTTTTCCTGGGGGAACAGCCAACTCCTTGTTGGCGGGAAGTGTTAGCGGGTGTTCGATTTCTTATAACGCATTGGTGGTTACCCAGCGTGCCGGCTTGGTTTCAGCCTGGCTGCAATTAACGCAAGTGGGTGAAACGGTCAGCATTTATCATGAGGTGCATGTCAGCAATGTGCCCTGA